The genomic interval GATTGCATTGTCTGAAATATAATGTTCATTATAGAATTTAACAATATCACCTCGTTTTATACTGTCTATGGTCTCTATGCTTCCATTTACAAGCCTTCCATACGGATGATCACCAAACACTTCTTTTATAAATGTCTTGCTTGCAACAAAAGAGGGGTCTTCCTCGCTCTGCATCAGCGAACCCTTTATTATCTCTTTTTTCCTTTTTATCTCTTCTTCAGGAAATAAAGGATTTTGCAGTACATCCGAAAATATCTCAAAGCCTTTTTCTACATCCTTTCTTAATACAGATAGGGATATTGTTGTATAATCACTACTTGTAGATGCATCAAGAGATGCACCCATAAACTCTATTTCCTCGCTGATTTCTGATGCCTTTCTCTTTTTTGTCCCCTCAGTAAGCATTTTTGCTGTAAGATATGCAATCCCTGCCTTATCATCTGGTTCATTAAGAGGTGATGCCTTTATCAAAAGCGTGACCATAACTATTGGAAGGTTGTGCCTTTCAGCGTGAAGCACTGTTAGCCCATTGGAAAGTGTGTGTTTTCTAAATTCAACTGTACCCCAAAAAGTCTCATGACTTTTTGGAAACCCCGATGCATGTAACGAGAAACTAAAAATTAAAAAAGCAAAATTAAGAATTAATGATAAAATTAATATCTTCCAAAATCTTGAGTTTTTCATTTTGAATTTTTAATTGGTATCAATATCCCAACTGTTTTATTGTCATCTGTTAGATATTTTTTAGCCACAGCCTGTATATCATCAGGTTTTACCTCTCTGATTCCTTCAAGATATTTATCCATTAATCTCCAATCTCCAAGCATCTCAAACATACCGGTATAAAATGCCCTTGAATATGTTGAATCCTGTGCAAAGATAAAGGATGCCTCTATCTGGTTCTTTGCTTTCTGGATCTCTTTCTCAGACGGCACCTCATTTTTTATTCTTTCGATCTCATTATAAATTGTTTTTTCTAAATCCTCTATATTCTTTTGGGGCGCTAATGTTCCTCCTAAAATAAAAAGAAAAGGGTCCTTATAAAATCCGCTATAGTCTGCAAAAATATTGAGGGCAAGCCTTTTCTCATAGATAATGTCCTTATAAAGCCTTGAACTCTTGCCAGCAGAAAGTATTGTTGAAAGCACATCAAGGGCAAAACTATCTTTATGAGGAAAACTCGGCACATGATAAGCTATGAGCAGGTATGGAAGTTCTGCCTCTTTCTTAAGATATACCCTTTTTTCTCCTTCTTGTCTTGGCTCTTCTGCCTTATATCTCTCAACACGCACTTTATCTGGCTTTATATGCTCAAAGCCCTCTTTTACTTTCTGTATCACATCCTCTGCCTTTACATCACCTGATATAACAATAAAGGCATTATCAGGTGAGTAATATGCTATATAATGCCTATATAAGTCTTCTCTCTCTATAGATGCAATATCAGACATCCAACCAATTACAGGCCACCGGTACGGATGTGCCTTGAATGCGGTTGCAATTACTTCTTCATAGAGTAAACTCTGGGGGTCGTCTTCATATCTCATACGCCTCTCTTCCATAACCACATTTCTCTCGTTAATAACCTCTTTGGGATCGAGCAAGAGATTACACATCCTGTCAGATTCAAGCTCTATAGAAATGCCTATTCTATCTGATGAAAGTGTCTGATGATACATGGTGTAGTCCTTTGTTGTATGAGCATTATCAGTGCCGCCATTCCTCTGGATGATGTTTGAAAATACCTTTGATCCATATTTAGATGTGCCTTTAAACATCATGTGTTCAAGAAGATGGCTAACCCCGGTCTTTCCTATAGACTCGTCCTTTGAACCAACCCTATACCATATCTGAAATGTAGCCAGCGGTGCCTTATGGTCTTCAATAATCAAGACCTTAATGCCGTTGTTTAATGTGTATTCCTTTACCGATACTGTACCCCAAAAAGTCTCATGACTTTTTGGAGACCCCGATGCATGTAACGAGAAACTAAAAATTAAAAAAGCAAAATTAAAAATTAATGATAAAATTAATATCTTCCAAAATCTTGAGTTTTTCATTTTGAATTTTTAATTGGCATCAATACTCTCTCGGTGATTTTTTCATTCTTCTCTCTTCCCTACTCATGCCCATCTCAAACAGCTTGTCCTGAACCTCTTCGAATCGCCTTATCTTTGTTGCCTCGCGGCACCTTTCCAGTTCTGCCTCTGTCTTTGCTTCAACTACACATTCCTTTGTCTTGAAAAGTCCTGCCCGCAAAGTTTCAATATCCTCAAGTATCTGGGTCTTGCTCTTCTCTAAATTTTTGTCCTCTGGAAAGACAGGCTGTGCAGCAAATGTGCACAGAATAAAAGACATTAAACCAAGATATAAAGCAGTTCTTATTTTCATATTACCTCCTCTACTATACCCCAAGAGTCTCATGACTTTTTGGGGACCCTGATGGCTTATTTTTATCACACACCTATTCTTCTCTCCATACCTCTATCGCAATTTCAGGACACATCTGGGCGCATATTGCACAGCCTGTGCATTTCTCAGGATGCTCAAAGTGTGCTGGGAAATAGCCCATGCTATTAAATCTTTTATCCACAACAATAGAGCCTTTTGGGCATGCTGTGATGCAGTATTTACACCCCTTGCACAACTCCCTATTAATAATAATCTTCCCTTTCTTTTCCTTTTTCGCAGCTTTTGGCATTATACCACCTATTAACAGCTTCGGCGATTCAAAATTCAAAGTGAATGAGTGAATGACAGTTAATAATAAAGTTCAACCTTGAACTTCTTGAACAGTTTGAACTATTTTCTTATACTCATCTACTCATCTACTTAAACGCCGAGCAACTCTTTTGCATGTTTAAGCGATACATCAGTAACCTTTCCGCTCAACATCCTCGCAATCTCATCCTGTCTCTTGCCATCTGACAATGACTCTATAGCAACCTTTACTGAATCCTTGCCCATAATCTTCTCTACCTTCAGATGATTGTCAGCCATTGCTGCTATCTGGGGTAAATGGGTGATGCAGAGCACCTGATAATCATTGGAAATTGTTTTAAGTCTTTTCCCAACATGATGAGCAGTAATACCACCTATGCCAGCATCAACCTCATCAAAGATAAGAGTCCTTTGGCCTTTTGCCTTTGGCCTATTGCCCATAGCCTCTTTTATTTCTATGCACTTCAATGCAAGCATTATCCTTGATAATTCACCGC from Dissulfurispira thermophila carries:
- a CDS encoding M16 family metallopeptidase, which gives rise to MKNSRFWKILILSLIFNFAFLIFSFSLHASGSPKSHETFWGTVSVKEYTLNNGIKVLIIEDHKAPLATFQIWYRVGSKDESIGKTGVSHLLEHMMFKGTSKYGSKVFSNIIQRNGGTDNAHTTKDYTMYHQTLSSDRIGISIELESDRMCNLLLDPKEVINERNVVMEERRMRYEDDPQSLLYEEVIATAFKAHPYRWPVIGWMSDIASIEREDLYRHYIAYYSPDNAFIVISGDVKAEDVIQKVKEGFEHIKPDKVRVERYKAEEPRQEGEKRVYLKKEAELPYLLIAYHVPSFPHKDSFALDVLSTILSAGKSSRLYKDIIYEKRLALNIFADYSGFYKDPFLFILGGTLAPQKNIEDLEKTIYNEIERIKNEVPSEKEIQKAKNQIEASFIFAQDSTYSRAFYTGMFEMLGDWRLMDKYLEGIREVKPDDIQAVAKKYLTDDNKTVGILIPIKNSK
- a CDS encoding 4Fe-4S binding protein translates to MPKAAKKEKKGKIIINRELCKGCKYCITACPKGSIVVDKRFNSMGYFPAHFEHPEKCTGCAICAQMCPEIAIEVWREE